The sequence CTACCTGCCCCCGATGAGCCATGAGGACTTTGCAAATAAATGGAATGAGATTTATGGCAACAACCTGCCACCGCTTGCGCTGTACTGTCTCCTTAGGCCTGAGGACACTGCTGCATCCCAGTTTTTGATAAAATACATGGATCGCATGTCAGAGTATCCAGACTGGATGGTGAGCAGTGCGCCACATGATGAAGTCCCAATGGCCCACTCGCTCACTGGCTTTGCCACAGCTTATGACTTTGTTTATCCCTACTTGGACACTCACCGAAGGGTTCGGTACCTTGCGAAGATCAGGGCAGTCACAGAGGAGCTCTGCGAGCTGTCTAAACATAGAGGCTGGGGCAGGCAGTTCCTGCAGAACCACCAGACTACAAACATCCTAGCCATCCTCACTGGAGCTATTGTGGCGGGGGAGCATAATGACCCTGAAAGCATGATCTGGAAGCAAGTAGCTGTGAACTACATGGAAAAGACCATGTTCCTCCTGAACCATATAGTGGATGGTTCACTTGATGAAGGCGTGGCGTATGGAAGCTACACAGCCAAATCCATCACCCAGTATGTCTTCTTGGCCTCGCGTCATTTCGACATCGACAACAGCATGAACAACTGGCTGAGAGCTCACTTCATGTTTTACTATGCCACTGTGCTCCCTGGCTTTCAAAGAACTGTGGGCATTGCAGATTCCAACTACAACTGGTTCTATGGACCAGAGAGTCAGCTGGTCTTCTTGGATGCTTTTGTGCTCAGAAATGGTTCAGGAAACTGGCTGGCACAGCAGATTCGAAAACATCGGCCCAAAGACGGACCCATGGTGGCATCGGCAGCTCAAGGCTGGGCTACTTTACACACCGAGTTCATCTGGTACAATGCAGAGCTTTCTCCCAAACCTCCTCAAGACTTTGGAAAAGCAGGCATGCATGTGTTTTCAAACTGGGGCGTCGTCACTTACGGAGCAGGATTACCTTATGCCCAGGACAACACATTTGTTTCTTTCAAATCAGGGAAGTTAGGTGGTCGGGCGGtatatgaaattgtccactctAAGCCCTATTCTTGGGTCGAAGGGTGGACCAACTTCAACCCCGGCCATGAACACCCAGATCAGAACTCTTTCACTTTTGCTCCCAATGGACAAGTCTTTGTCTCAGAGGCCCTGTATGGGCCAAAACACAGTTACCTTAACAACGTGCTGGTgttttccccctcccccacAAGTCAGTGCAATAAACCATGGGAGGGGCAACTAGGAGAATGTTCCAAATGGCTTCGATGGGGAGGAAAGGAAGAAGGAGACAGTGCCGGCGAGGTCATCTCAGCATCCTCCCACGAAGACACTCTGTTTGTTAGTGGGGAAGCTGTCTCTGCTTATTCATCAGCGATGAAGCTGAACAGTGTATACAGAGCTCTAGTTCTGCTCAACTCTCAGACTTTACTGGTGCTGGATCATGTGGAAAAGCAGAAACAGTCGCCACTGACTTCATTCAGTGCCTTTTTCCACAACCTGGACATTGATCTGAAATATGTGCCTCACACTTCTTTGGGCAGGTACAATGGAGCACTGATGGATGTGTGGGATGCCCATTATAAGATGTTCTGGTTGGACAGTCAGGGGTCTAGTCCACACCCGAGTATACAAGAAGTGGAACAGGTCGCAGAGTTCAAAAAGAGATGGACCCAATTCATTAATGTGACTTTTTCCATGGAGAGCTCAGTCAGCAGGGTAGTTTACCTAATGCATGGCCCTTTTGTCAAAGTTTCCGACTGCAAATTCACTGACATGAGCAAAAATGGGGTCAAGATATCTGTTACTCTGAACGACACAGAGACTACCGTCTCCATTGCAACAAATTACAAAGATATAGGTGCCAGGCACAGCTACTTGGGCTTCCCAGGATTTGCGAAAGCAGAGGACAAGCACAGGGTCATTCGGTTTGGTCAGGGAATTCAAATAATAACCAGCCAAGAGAGCCAAGAAAAAAGGGATTCCACATTTGACTTTGGTTTCATGTTCAGTATAATTGCAGTGTGGATTATTtgctttgttgttgtgtttttgaccATGAAAAAAATGCTCAATGTACCTTTTAGTAAGATTCTCAGATTCATTCTCATTTCAGTGCTGTTTCTCTGGGTGCTGGAACTTTTGGTGATGTCTCGCAGTTGTGGGGACGTCTTGTGTGGCATGGCATGGCAGGATATGCGGGTTTCCAATGAGGTGGTCACAAGAACCACAATCCTCAATCTCACCCCCGGTCCCCTCCCGTTCATAATTATAACTTCCCTGCCAGGCTCAGGGGCCGAGATCCTTCAGCATCTTTTTGACAACAGCTCTGACTTTGTGTACCTCCGAATCCCTTCTGCATACCTCCCCGTACCTGAAACCAACTTTGTGCCAGACTCTCTGCTGGATGCTTGCGAGTGGTCCAGGTCAGATGCTCAAAGTGGGAAGTTTCTAGCCATTCAGGGATGGTTCCATTCTATGATGCACAGTATCAGGATGCATCTACAGAACATTCAGGTCTACCAAAGCAATCTTGAATCAGGGAAAGCCTTGAGTGTTAAGGAAACTGGCAAGAAAAGTAGGAAGCTGTTGATGGAGCCAAGGGCAAGTTTAGGGAAGAGACTGACAGACCGGAATGTGGAGTATATTAAGGCCCTCCGGCAACATTTGGCGACTTACCCAAATGCCTGCCCTGTCTTGAACCTCCGCAGTGGGAGCTGGTCCCTAAAACTGCCCTTCATTCATGAAGTCATTGGACGTTCATTACGCTCAGTCCAAGTCGTGCGAGATCCACGCGCCTGGATTTATCTGATGCTGTACAACAGTAACCCAAGCCTTTATGCTCGCATTAACATCAAAAAACACTTGCTTAAAATAATCAGCCAGAGCAAGAACGAGGCTGGGCAAAGATGCACCAAATTTGACCCCGCATTTCAGCCACTGGCAAGCATCCTTTCTCAGCCAAATGCTAACCCTGTGCTGCTGCTTGCTCATCTCTGGCTGGCCCACACCTCCGGCAGCATCAGGGCAAGTACAGACCTGCCACCTCACACCTATCTCAGGGTGAAATTTGAGGATATAGTGCGATTCCCAGAGGAGACAGCAGGGAGAATACATGAGTTTCTTGGGATACCCATTGCACCGGCTGCCATAAACCAGCTCACATTTGCCGCATCCACAAATTTGTATAATCTAGCGTACGAAGGGGACATATCTCCTTCTAAAATCAACATGTGGGCAGAAAATATGGCCTCTGATGACATTAGATTAATAGAGGATATCTGTTGGCCTGTTATGGAGACACTTGGCTATGAAAGACATGTTGTAAAGCACTAATGCAATCGAAGCAACTTTAAAGCTGGtctttttttgctgtttgtaataaaacaattttttaaaaagaaaatagttcagttcagtttactCTTATGTCAAAGGTTTGGGGTCATTATTTTCACTATCAATTGACACCTACTGTGTTAAgggtttataaatgtatatatatatagctcagTTATGTTGTCAGTTGATTTGAAGGGCTTATGTAGGTATACGGTCACTTAATGAACACTGCATGGTACACATTAAAAGTGGTGAACTGCAAACAGCACTCATACCCCTTTATTCTCATATTCTCAGGTCAAATGAGGACAAAATATTTCCTTGGCCATAAAGTAGTTGGAGCATTCCTGACTAGCAAAGCCATGTATGTTATAAGAAGTGTCTGCTGTTGAATCTATTTCAGATGTGAGCTTACACAACTGTTAGATATTTACAGGCCATACAGGCTAAACCTTTCAAAAATGGCTTGACAGGGACACTGTGAGACCAGCTCAGCTCAAAACAAATCCAAGCACTGACCACTAGCTTGCTGTGGTTTCCCAGAATGTGAAGTTTACTTACACTTACACAaccaaaaatggagatgctCCAGACACAGGCAGCTCCCAAGTGACAGCTGAACAGCTGCTGTGGGGAGGTGCTTGTTTTTGACCAGAAACAGAACCAGGCCCACTTTTTCCAGTTATATACGAAAACTTTACCATCTAATGAAGATATTAGGGCTTTTGTATGGTGTTGGGCATTGTATTTCAATGGCTATGTACATCTCATTCAGTGTGGTTTGATATAAAATGCTAAACCTACAGAGTATGTTCTCAGTGGAGGccataggaaccagacgtctgagtggGTTTAATGCCTTTAAAAGCAATATCAAGTTATTAAATGACACTAGATGCAAATATGCAAAGTTACTATAGCCTTAATATACACACTAGGGGCAGAAGCACATGCAAGACAGAGTAGTTCCCAAGGAaaagtattatttaaaatacttataaatactttaaaataatggaataaAACAATACTCGGATTAATCACTGTTTTATCATCATAATCTTTATATATGAACGCTCAGAACACCCAAGTAGGTTCAGTGTTGGTTCTAGATAATAAAATACCTGTAATAACATTGTCGGTATTTGAGATGTTTAAATTAGATCAGAAATAATAATCAGATTTACTGAGAAATCCGGTTTTGCGAAGGCTCCAGGCTTGTGTGGGGACTCCTGAGGAGGGAGCAGGGGGATTCAGTGCATGAGGCAGAGGGAAGAGCTTACAGCTGCCCCCACATTCCCTACAGCAAAGGAATTTCTGTCAGTATAGACGTGTAGGCACTGGCTGAAGTTTCCAATGTGCTGTATTTTTTTGAATGTTTGATTAGTCATTGTGTGAAAGGGTCTTCTGTTCTGTAACTAGACCATTGTgacaaccagagagagagagagtgagagagagagagatacagagagagggagagatggaaaaACTTGGCCAGTCTTAGAGATGTTGTAATTTCTGGCATGAAACGGAGTGTTTCTCAGAAGAGTGGGAGGAACATAACTATTATTTCATAAACCCTCAAACGTCTGTGCTTTTGAAACATGCCCCTCCACACTTGTCTTTTTAATGACCCAttaataaattgttttatttatttatttattttactgggCATGAAGTCATAGCTTCTGTGGGCATGGATTAAGCCCAGCACAGTAGGTGTAGCCTCAGATTCAGTCTGAGCATAGGTCCTGGACAATGGTCAAAAATAAACTTATCCTTCTTGGACAATTCCACCAACTCTTCAAAAATTCCTGCCTAATTCAGTTGTTGAGATGGAAAGGCCTTCCATTTCATGATCCAACATTTAGTATCCGCAACCACCAGTGAACCTACACGTCTTCTGAGAAAGTAGATGATGGTAAAACAGTGGTAAGTCTGAAAAAATACATTCTCTTTaggaactgttttgttttgtgtataCATCTCCACctacaatcaatcaatcaaattttatttatatagcgcttttcacaacaaaatgtcatcacaaagcagctttacagggaTCCAGGTCCAAgtctcctatgagcaagccaggggcaacagtggcaaggaaaaactccctcagcacacaggaagaaaccttggaaggaaccaactCCTCCTCgagtcgacaccggagacacaacagaagtaaaagtgaactgatgacagatgaagggtttatagtaatgtgaatgtagaatattagtgatgtatgagtctgaggaaggaggaggtgaatagtgattctgtgtgagttaaaagtaggagTTAAtttgaggtaaaacagcatccATTCACGTATGATATTCACGCCAGGTATGTTATTGTAGaagagacaaggccaggatcttgtacaggacacacagaggctggatcagggcaacacctggagagcagcaggacatctcaaagcataagagagacaggagaaagaaaaccagacaaagggaacacataaaaataaagaggttagtaggttcatggtaaagaacgggcaaaattgtcctgcgaaaaaagcttccatgggtcaggcaagagaacccagcaacagacaGAATGTTGGTGGTTACCAGAAAACTAACTAAAAAGGCCGTAGGTATGGTCGTATGACCGAGTTAATACAAAGTAGTGATAATGTGAAAACagctctaacaccaatagagaaggagtaacctgaaagtgagtgattaaccaaaagcttgtttgagaGTGTgcctgagccccgaacagtaaccgaaggctattccagagttgagaaGCTTCGTGAGAAAGCGCTCTACCTCCTGCattgtttttcttaatgtgaggaactaagagtagacggacgtcctgtgaacgaagtgtatgcgatgggcgataaggtatgaggagttcagtaagatactgcgggcctgaaccatttagagatttataagctaagaggagaaCTTTATAGTCGATGCGAagttttacaggtagccagtgtagggacgagagaactggggtgatatggttATAtgctagtgagcaccctggctgctgcattttaaaCTAACTGAAGCTTCACTGTACATTCAAGGTCAAAATCATATCTTAAATCCACTGTAAACTGATAATTACATGTTATAACTTTCTTTGTGGATCCTTTTAGAGGCAAACTCAAACTCTTCAGACATCTGGTCCCCTTCATCCCCACTGTAAACAATTGTGACTCATTAGGTTTGTCTAAAACTCAGCAAGTTCAGCCTGTCCCAATAactgtgtttacatctcagCCATGGAATTACACAGAGATTTTGAGACATCAGTGGAATTCTTCTTAAAACCAAGCAGCAGCTTTCTTGAGATTTATCCTGCACTGACACTAAAGTAGAATAAAGGAAAAGCACTTAAGCAATGCTGCCCACAGCAGCCGCTGCTTATCGACACACACAACCTGCAGGAAATGAAACTGCAGGTTTTTTTGGCTTTCTTGAACACAAAAACTTCAAAGTCTTGTCACCTTTGATGAATGTCGTGTTGACGGCTGGAGAGTATGAGGTCCACTGTAGCCAGCAGCGATGGAAAGATGCAAACATCCAGCTCTTAAATCATCAGGTGATCAATATCTGGCATGTTTCGTCAGTTGCTAACATATGGAAAACTTGTGATGTGGAAGTTAGAGAAATACatattatatgtatatacatatttatatttacatttacggTGTTTCAGACGCTTACAATGTTAATCCTGTTACTTATTGGACTCTTACTGGTAAACGTCTTGCCCAAGCTAGGAACTGAACACTAGTCTGCCCTCTAGGGGGCAGCATTAAGGgtcacacacaagcacatagACCTGAAAGAtttcaataaatgttttaaatggaccatttctattggtctgttcatcatgaaattcaaaCTCAGTCTAAAACTCTGGCTTAAAATTTGTTACCGACATAGCTGACAatatagtgctttttaaaacatgtttctcaaATAATTCTCTCTGTGATAATTAACTCAAGCTGTCCCTATGGGATTGCAGGAAAATAGTTTCCATAACACAAAAGACCTTTTCTGCCTgggagtgtgtttttggacaactGACCAGTAGAGGGCAACCTAGCCAAGCAGAAAAAGAAGATCTTACTCTTGAGTTCTGAAACAGTTATGTCAAGCAGTTTATTTGCTGTTCAGTTGCCAGACAAGCAGAGTAAATAACGTTTGGACCTTAAGCCCTTCTCAGATCTGCAGCAGTGGAGTTCCTGAGCAATACAGGAACTTTTTCGTTATCTGT is a genomic window of Hoplias malabaricus isolate fHopMal1 chromosome X1, fHopMal1.hap1, whole genome shotgun sequence containing:
- the LOC136675805 gene encoding dermatan-sulfate epimerase-like protein, producing the protein MAVEWGARSGALLCLMMLGFSFSALHDTSGKFAPVAEDSDRGKLLEEKQMPSQAHPHLYFDLTEVNGLKIKATTSHSHIFKIVRNAVATMLENPTLYLPPMSHEDFANKWNEIYGNNLPPLALYCLLRPEDTAASQFLIKYMDRMSEYPDWMVSSAPHDEVPMAHSLTGFATAYDFVYPYLDTHRRVRYLAKIRAVTEELCELSKHRGWGRQFLQNHQTTNILAILTGAIVAGEHNDPESMIWKQVAVNYMEKTMFLLNHIVDGSLDEGVAYGSYTAKSITQYVFLASRHFDIDNSMNNWLRAHFMFYYATVLPGFQRTVGIADSNYNWFYGPESQLVFLDAFVLRNGSGNWLAQQIRKHRPKDGPMVASAAQGWATLHTEFIWYNAELSPKPPQDFGKAGMHVFSNWGVVTYGAGLPYAQDNTFVSFKSGKLGGRAVYEIVHSKPYSWVEGWTNFNPGHEHPDQNSFTFAPNGQVFVSEALYGPKHSYLNNVLVFSPSPTSQCNKPWEGQLGECSKWLRWGGKEEGDSAGEVISASSHEDTLFVSGEAVSAYSSAMKLNSVYRALVLLNSQTLLVLDHVEKQKQSPLTSFSAFFHNLDIDLKYVPHTSLGRYNGALMDVWDAHYKMFWLDSQGSSPHPSIQEVEQVAEFKKRWTQFINVTFSMESSVSRVVYLMHGPFVKVSDCKFTDMSKNGVKISVTLNDTETTVSIATNYKDIGARHSYLGFPGFAKAEDKHRVIRFGQGIQIITSQESQEKRDSTFDFGFMFSIIAVWIICFVVVFLTMKKMLNVPFSKILRFILISVLFLWVLELLVMSRSCGDVLCGMAWQDMRVSNEVVTRTTILNLTPGPLPFIIITSLPGSGAEILQHLFDNSSDFVYLRIPSAYLPVPETNFVPDSLLDACEWSRSDAQSGKFLAIQGWFHSMMHSIRMHLQNIQVYQSNLESGKALSVKETGKKSRKLLMEPRASLGKRLTDRNVEYIKALRQHLATYPNACPVLNLRSGSWSLKLPFIHEVIGRSLRSVQVVRDPRAWIYLMLYNSNPSLYARINIKKHLLKIISQSKNEAGQRCTKFDPAFQPLASILSQPNANPVLLLAHLWLAHTSGSIRASTDLPPHTYLRVKFEDIVRFPEETAGRIHEFLGIPIAPAAINQLTFAASTNLYNLAYEGDISPSKINMWAENMASDDIRLIEDICWPVMETLGYERHVVKH